The following proteins come from a genomic window of Nicotiana tomentosiformis chromosome 12, ASM39032v3, whole genome shotgun sequence:
- the LOC138903330 gene encoding uncharacterized protein: MGMDWLYSCFAKLDCRTRTVRFEFSSEPIVDWKGDNVVPNGRFISYHKATDMINKGCIYYLVQVTDTDAEAPTLESVPVVKEFSEVIPDELPGIPRDREINFGIDVMLGMRSISIPPYRMTPAELKELKEQLKDLLEKGFI; encoded by the coding sequence atggggatggattggctttattcatgttttgctaagctcgactgccgaactagaactgtgaggtttgaattttcaAGTGAGCCAATTGTTGATTGGAAaggggataatgtggtgccgaatggtaggtttatttcttaccatAAGGCCACAGatatgattaacaaggggtgtatatATTACTTGGTccaggttacggacaccgatgctgaggcacctacactcgagtcaGTGCCAGTTGTGAAAGAATTTTCGGAGGTcattcctgatgagctccctgggattccacGAGACAGGGAGattaattttgggattgatgtgatgctaggCATGCGATCTATATCTATTCCGCCATACAGAATGACACCAGctgaattgaaggaactaaaggaacaattgaaggatttgttagagaagggtttcatctga